In Candidatus Binatia bacterium, the genomic window AGCATCCGCCCGAAGGCCGAACACGACGCGCTGATCGAAGGGCTCGCCAAGTCGGACGTCACGGTCACGTCGATCCGGATCGGCGACGACAAGGACAGCTACGACCTCATCCGGAACATCGCTGAGGCGACCGGCGGGCACTTCTATCACGTGAAGGACTCGACCTCGCTTCCCGATCTCATGATCAGCGATACGCGGCGCCGCGCCGGCCGTGAAGACGACGGCCCGAAGGACGTAGCGTTCCGCCCGCGCATCCGCACAGGCGACGCCGAAGCTCTGGGCGGTCTCGTCACCAAGGACATGCCGCTGCTGCGGACATTCGCGAAGGTGCCGCTGAAAGACGGAGCGCAAGAGTGGATCGGCGCGGATCACGGCGAGAAGCCGGCCCCCATTCTCGCCGGTTGGCAGAACGGGCTCGGCCGCGTCGCCGTCTTCACCGCCAACCCGACGCGGGAGTGGCAGAGCTGGGGGGGCGTCCGTCGCTTCTGGTCCCAACTCATCCGGTGGGCCGCGCGCCCCGAGAGCGCCGAGGAGCTCAGGCTCGCGGTTCAGAATCAGCGCGGCCGGACCGTTCTGGAGATCGACACGTTCGACCGGGAAGAGGGAACCTCGCTCCTCGTCCGACTGTTCGGCCGGGACGGCGGAACCCACGAACTCCGGCCGACTCCGCTGCGACCGCGCCACTACGAGGTCGAGCTTCCTGCCGTCGAGACCATCGAGCCCCGGGTCGAGATCGCGATCGAGCGCAACGGCGAAGTCGTCTTCACCCGCGACGAGTGGCTGCCTCAGGCATCGGCAGCCGCCCAGGCCCGCCGCGAGGACCCCGAGGCGGAGGCCAACATGGCCCTGCTAAAGCAGATCGCCGAGGTCACCGGCGGCTCGGTCAACGCCCCGATCGACAAAATTCTGAAACGGGCCCCAGCCGACCGACAGATCACCTTCCCGCTGGCCTACTGGCTCGCCCTCGGCGCGTTCGGACTGGCCCTTATTGACATCGGAGTTCGGCACACTCGGTTCGAATGACCGCGCCGCCCGGTGCTTTGCATCGGGGAACGTGCTCGTTATACCTCCGATCGGCGGGCCGAATCCGGGGCCGCAGCACCACAATCAGGAGGAATCATGGCGTACATCATCACGAGGCTCTGCCGCGACTGTGTGGACACCGGCTGCGTCGCGGTTTGCCCCGTCGACTGCATTTACGAGCACACCGGCTCCGACAAGGAAACGTTCCCCAACCAGCTCTACATCCACCCGGATGAGTGCATCGACTGCGGTGCGTGCGAGCCCGAGTGCCCGTGGCAAGCCATCTTCGAAGAGGTCGCCGTGCCCGAAGTCTTCAAGGAAGACACACCCTTGAACTACAAGATGATGGACAACGCGGACGACTTCGCGGTGAAGACGCACGACAAGACCGAGCACCCGAGCTCGGACCAGATCGACGAGAACAAGAAGAAGTGGGGCCTCACTTCCTGATTCTGAACTCGGCCGGGTGATCGGTTCTGCGAACCCACCCGGCCGGCTTCACCCCCCTCGAGTCGCCTCCGAGTAGATCTTGGGCAGCTCGAGCGGAAGAGCGCCGATCTCGTCGATGACGAGGTAGCGCTTCTCTTCACACATCTCGCGCAGGTAATCGTTGCCGGCGCGATCGACTGTGATGCAGAAGGTCGAGATGCCGCTCTTCTGCGCCTCGCGCAGAGCCATCGCGGTGTCCTTCAGGCCGTAGACGTTCGAGCGACGATCGTCCCCGTAGTCGAAGTCCTGGGGGAACCCGTCCGAGAGCAGGATGAGATGCTTCGACCGCGCGACGATCGGTCGGAAGTACGTGAGCGCCTGGCGTAGGGCCGCTCCCATCCGCGTCGAACGCTGCGGCTCGATGCCACCGATCCGACTGCGCACCCCCATGGTCAGTGACTCGTCGAAAGACTTCACCGAGAAGAGCTCGACCTGCCGCCTGCCGTGGCCGGAGAACCCGTAGATCGCGTACAGATCGCCGATCTCCTCGAGCGCCTGGGACATGATGACGAGCGCTTCCTTCTGGATGTCGATGATTCGGCGCCGCTTCGGCTGGGGCGGGTGGATGGCGAAATCGAAATCGTCCTCGTCGGTGGGCTCGGCGGGAGGCGGCGGCTCGGTCTCCTCATCGGTCGACGCGGACATGTCGAGCAGGAACAGCGTCGCGACGTCGCGCTCCTCTCGCTTGCGGGCCGTGTAGAGCTTCGACGACGTGTCGTGTCGCGCCCGGAGGTCCGCGCGGGCTGTCACGACGGCGTTCAGGTCGAAGTCCTCCCCGTCGAGAAGGCCCCGCAGGACGCGGTAGCCCTCCGGCTTCACCCGCTGGAACTGACGGCGGACCTCGGGCAGCAGCTCCCGATGCTCGGATAGCGCGGCCGTGAAGAACGAACCGCTGTCCCCATCGACCTCCACGTCGTGCACGTGGCACCAGCCCACGCGGTAATCCTCGATCCGGTGATCCCACTCATCGTGAAGGTGCACGCCCTTGGCTTCCCGGGTTGGGCGTTGGACCGCGAACATCCGATCTGCGGATTCTCCGCTCCGATCAGCCTTGTCTCCATCCATGCCCGAACCGGTGAGACCTGCGACGAACAGGCCGGTGGGATCGATCGCCCCCTCGGACCGCTGCACGGTCAGGTCCGGGTTCTGCTCGAGGTAGGCCTTGAGGAGCTCGGGATCGAGCGGGACACTCGGCGAGGTTTCGTCCGACCGCTGGCCCTTGCCGTCGCGCGGTTCCTGCACGATCTCGGTCGGATCACCCGCGTCGCCGGGGGCGGCGGCCGTGTCGTCGTCCTCGAGGTCCAAGAGGTAGGCAAGGGCCGGATCCTCGGCCAGGAACTCCTCGAGCCCATAGACCTTCACGAGCTCTCCCTCGGAGAGCATCCGGCTGAACAGGGTGGTGCAACGGGCCGTGTCGTAGACCGTCGCTTCGCCCTCGTGGGCCGCGCGGGCGAACGTGCAGACTTCCGCACCCTTCACGTCGCCGAGGTTCACGCGCTCGACCGGTCCGCCCAAGGCCAAGTAGAGCATCGCCGCCGAGGGACCGTCCTCGGGTTGAATCTCGTCGGTCGGGAACACTCGCTTCCGGAGCTCCACGACATCGGCCGCCAGACCCGGGTAGCGCTCCGCCAGACGGGGCATGATCCGCGCCGCTTCGAGGTGCATGAAGAGCCCCGCGGCGGCCTCGGGCGATTCGAACCGACGGAAGAACTCGTCGAGCCCGCCCTCGTCCTCGGTCTCCACCCATTGCCGGATGTCGAAGTCGAAGGTCCCCTCGTATTTCCAGAGGGTGGCGAGCGTCGCCTGCAACTTCATGAGGGTGAAGTTCTCTTCCCAGATCGGGAACACGTTCACGCGCTCGCTCACGGGGACCGTCGCTCCGTCGGTCGCGATGGGAGCGAAGAGCCCGCGCGCCTCGACCGGCACCACCGGCAGCCGACCGCCCTCCAGCAACTGGAGGTAGCCTCGGAGCGTCGTGTCGATGTCCTCCAGTACGACCGCGGCATCGTGTCGGGTAAGGAACGCTCGGGCGCCGCGGGTCTCGAGGCCGAAGAAGGCCTCGGCGGCGACAGGCTGGATCTCGGCGAGAGCCAGACCCTCACGCACGAACGCTTCCAGATCGTGTCCGTACCCGACCGCGTCGCCGACACGCAGCACCGCCCGCAAGAAGCGCGGCGCCGCCGCCCGCGCCGGACCCGCGATCTCGTTGGCCAGATCCAGAACCATCCACCGAGCGGGTTGATCCAGACGACGCAGGACCGGCCCCACGACCTCGAGCGCGTCCAGGAGTTGCGTCGAGTCGCCGGCGAGCGAGCGAGCGAGGGTGACGACCGCGGAGCGGCTGTGGCGCGGCGTTCCCTCGAGGGCGGCAGGCGCCGCCTCGAACACCTTCCGTCCGCCGATCCGGTCCGCGGCCGAAGCGCGCGTTGCGAGATCCACCGCATCCGCCAGTTCCTCGTCGGAGAGGCCGGGCGCCGCGGGGAGCATGTCGAAGTGCCCCCCCGTTCGTCGGGATCCGAAGACCGCGGCCTCGCAGTACCGGGCCCAGGACTCGATCACGTCGCCGCCCCGGGTTGAGATCGCGGCGCCGGCAGCGGTAGCGAACCGCGGCACGAGGGGATCGGTCCGATGGCGCTCCGCGAGCCCGGCCACCGCAGTCGCGCATCCCGGGAGGCGAGCGGCGGCAGGCCGGTCCGCGAGCCCTTCGAGGGAAGCGACCCCGAACGCCTGTGCGGCGCGGACCGAGTGCGCCCCGATTTCCTCGATCCCGGTGCACCAGTCCCGGATGCTGGTCGGATCCAGCCCCTCGATCGCAGCGACAGGCAGAGCGACCAGGGCGAGCCCAGCATCGCGACCGGCGCCCTCGAGCTCGACGACACGCCCCAGTGACTCCGCGTAGGCCAGGGTCCGGTCGGCGCCCATCGATGCGCCGAAGTCCGCCGCGAGATCCCGGATCCGTCCCGCAAAGCCGGGGCTCCGTGCTTCGAGCGCTTCCGCGAGACGGAGCAGCGCCGAAGCCGGCGCACTGTCGTCCGCGTGGCTCATCCCACCTCGATTTCGCATTCCCCCGCGAAAACCGCCAGGAAGCACACCGAACGTCGAGGGCCGAGCTACCGGGTCCGCCCCAGGGAATGCGGCCGAAGAGCCTAGCCGGTTCCCGCTAAAGTTCCCGCCCTCACCACCCGATGTTCTCAGCAGGTCGGAGTGGGTCCGGCCGAATGTGGGAGGATAGCCATGCTTATCAGATCCAGTGTTCTCGCTCTCGTTGCGGCCCTGTCCCTGTCCGTCTCTGTTGATTCCGTTCAGGCACAGGAAATTCCGCAGCCGTTATTCGGAAACTGCTGTTCGTGCAGTGCTGCGATCAAGTTTCGTCCGGCTCTCGATCTGCTCAAGATCGGCGCCCGCGTCCTCCCTACGCCGACTGCGGTCATCGATCCGGTGGCCACGGGCATGACAATCGATCTGAGCAACGCCGACGGCGGTCTTCTCTCGACTACGATTCCGCCGGGCGCGTTCGTCGCAAAGAACGGCGGCCAGAAGTTCATCTACAAGAACAAGGCGGCTCGGCTGACGGGCGGCGTTGTGAGCGCCGTTGTCCAGGAACGGAACGACCAGCACGGTGGCTGGTTGATTAGCGTGAAGGCCTACGGAGACCTCTCCGGCGCCACCCTGGCGGAGATGTCGACCGACGTCGCCATCGGCACGTCATCGTTCTTCGACACCAGCGATTGGGATCAGCGATCCAAGGGTTGGCGTAAGAAGTTCCAGCAGTAGAAGCGACTGCGCTGCCTCCCTACCCGGTCGGGGCGCCGCAACGCTTCACTCTGCGAACAGCGCGGAAACCAGCTCCGACACCTGCCGGAGCATCTCGGGGTCGTCAGTGAGCGAGTTCGTCACCGCGACGGTGCAGGCCCGTCTGGGCGCGAGCCCCTTGGCGATCAGCTGGCCGGCGTACACGAGGAGCCGCGTACTCACGCCCTCGCCCAGGCCCGAGCCTCGCAAGTGCCGCACCTTCTCGCCCAGGGTCGCGAGACTGAGCGCGGTATCGGCATCGATACCCGTCTCGTGGCGGACGATCTCTGCCTCGCGGTCGCGCGGCGGGTAGTCGAAGTCGAGGCTGACGAAGCGCTGCCGCGTCGAGTGCTTCAAGTCCTTCAGGACGCTCTGGTAGCCCGGGTTGTAGGAGATCACGAGCAGGAAGCCGGGATCCGCCTCGACGATCTCACCGCGCTTGTCGATCGGCAGGATCCGCCGATGATCGGTGAGCGGATGGATGAGGACGATCGTGTCCTTCCGCGCCTCGACGACTTCGTCGAGGTAGCAGATCGACCCGGCGCGCACGGATTGCGTCAGCGGACCGTCGATCCATACCGTCTCGTCGCCTTGGATGAGGTACCGGCCGACGAGATCAGACCCGGTCAGATCTTCGTGGCAGGCGACGGTGATGAGAGACGGCGCGCCGCCCGGCCGCGGCTCGTCGCCCATGAGACGATGCGCCATGTACTCGACGAAGCGCGTCTTCCCGCAACCCGTCGGACCCTTGAGGAGAACCGGCAACCGGCACTCGTAGGCAGCGGTGAAGATCTCGATCTCGTCGTGGATCGAAAGATAGTAGGGCGCGCTAGAGGGCGCTTCGGCGGTAGTCGTCATGTGCGCTTTCGCTCGGACCGAGAGTTCAGTGGATGCCCGGCCCGGGCGAGATGGCACTCGGCTCGACGCCGAGGGAGCGAATCGCGCTCTCCCACACCTTCTCGGATGGCGTGTGGAAGATCAGATCCATGCTGACCGGTACGGTGAGCCAGGCCGACGCGGCCAGCTCGGTATCGAGTTGCCCCGGTCCCCATCCCGCGTAGCCCAAGAGCAGCCGTGCGCGATCGGGTTCGCAGTGGCGGGGGTCGCCGCCGAGCACGCTCGTGAGATGCGACTGGGAACTCGACATGAAGATTCCGTCGCACACGTTCAACGTCTCGCCTTCCGCCGGCTCGTCGCGACACAGGAGCCAGCCGCGCTCCTGATTGACGGGGCCCCCCTCCCAGACCGTGAGGGGGAGGTCGCCGACATCTTCGGACTCGAGCTCGAGGAGTTCGCTGGCGGGGATCTCGAGGGGACGGTTCACGATGAAGCCCAGGGCTCCGTCGTCGCCGTGGCGGCACAGGAGAACGACCGAACGATGAAAGTTCGGATCTTCGAGCTGTGGCATGGCCAGCAGCAAGCCTGGGGTGAGTCCGTCTGCGGTCGGCATTCCTCGTGCTCCCCGGTCAAGCGTATCCTGGCAGTAGGCCAGGAACAATGGTTTCAAATTGATGCGTGTCGCAGATCCCATCCCATGAGCGTGCCAATCTCTGGGTCGTCTGCGCAGCGCAGTTTCTATGCCTCGCGGGCATGACCGCCATCCTCCCGCTGCTCCCGCTCTACCTCGAGCAGATCGGGGTCGAGGGGCAGGACAACGTCCGCTACTGGACCGGCGCTCTGAGTGCCGCACCCTTCGTGATCGCGATCTTTGCTACGCCGATGTGGGGCGCCCTCGCCGACCGCATCGGGCACAAACCGATGGTCGTGCGCTCGGTAATTGGCATCGCGATCGTGAGCGCGGGCATGGGCTTCGCCACGGCGCCGATCGAACTGCTCGCATGGCGAGGCCTCCAGGGAGCCGTGAGCGGCGTGTTCCCCGCCGCGGTGGGCCTTCTCACGACGCTCACCCCGGAGGCGCGAATGGGTCGCTCCCTGGCGATCCTGCAGGCGACTCGGTCAGGCGGGGTGCTCTCCGGTCCCCTCATCGGGGGCGTGCTGGCCGACGTCGTCGGGATCCGACCGTTGTTCCTCGGCGTGGGAGCGATCGCGATCGTCACCGCCGGCGTCTGCATGCTCGTCCTCGAAGAACGGAGCGAGGCACCGCAGCCGCAGAACGCGCTCGGAACACCGCGGTGGCGCGACCTCATGGGCCAGCGCTCGGTGCTGGGGATGCTGGCGGTGGTTCTGATCTACCAGGTCGCCGTCATGTCCTCGTGGCCGACGATGGCTCTCTTCGTCGAACAGCTCGGCATCGAGAAGGACGCCGTCGCTACGATGACCGGCGTCGTGATCTTCGCGCAGGGTCTTCCGGCGATGCTCTTGGCGACGAGCTGGGTCCGCCTCGTTCCCCGGTTCGGCCTCGCGCGGGTCCTCGGAACGGCCGTCATTCTGTCCGGCGTGCTGAACTTCGCAGTGGGGCTCGCGCCGGGCATCGTGAGCGTCCTGGTCCTGCGCGCCCTCACCGGCGCGGCGATGGCCGGCTTCATCCCGCTCTCGTTCCAATGGTTGAACGGCTACGCGCCCGAAAACGCGCGTGGACGAATGGCCGGGATCAGCTCGACGTCCATGATGCTGGGCAACGTCATCGGTTCGTTCCTCGGAAGCTGGCTGTCGGTGGAGATCGGGCTGGGGGCCACGTTCTGGGTGCCCGGAATCGTCCTCACGATCACAGGCGTCACTTTCGCTATCGCATCGCGCTCGCGGCGCTGAGCCAGATTCCATAGGCTCTGTCGGATGACCCGATGTGCGCGCGCCCTCTCCATCATGGTCACCGCAATCGTCGTCGGGTTCGTCGGACTGGAGATCAACCTCCGTGTGTTCGGGGGACCCATCCAGATCTTCAACCCCCTGAACGGCTTCCACGACGGCGACTCGGTCCTGGGGTGGCGCGGCAAGAAGAACATCGCGCGGCGCTTCCACACCCCGGAGTTCGACGTGCTGGTCCGTCAGGATGCGGACGGCTTCCGCGCCCCCGAGCCTCCACGCCCCGATGGCGCGCCGGCAAACCTTCTGGTCCTGGGCGACTCCCTCGCGTGGGGTTGGGGCGTGGAACAAGGCGAGATCTTCACCGACCATCTCCAGCGTGCCCTCGCCCCCGACGTCGCCGTCTACAACCGAGCCGTGAACGGATTTTCGACCGGGCAGGAATACCTCCTGCTGCAGCAGGAACTCGACGAGCGGGACTACGCCGGCGTCCTCCTCATCGTGAGTCGCACAGACATCGGGGACAACGCGGATGACAAGAAACACCGGCCGGCCTTCGACCTAACCAGAGGCGAGCTCACGGACCGCAACCAACCACCGCCCGGCGCGCTGAAGAACCCCGTCGAGCGCTTGATCGACGACCACAGCTACGCGGTCAACTTCATCTCGTGGCAGTTCGCGGCTTTGAAGCGGTGGAAGCAGACATTCGAGAAACCGCGCGAGGAGATTCCTCGCCACGTGCCCGAACCCCACGAAGTCCCGACGCCACCGGTGGACGACGAGAGCCCCGGGGCCCGCGCGATGCCGGGGTACGGCGTCTCCGAGCGCTTGCTTCTGGAGATCGTTCGAACGTGTCGTGAGCGCGGCGTTCCGCTGCACCTCGCCTACTCCACCACGTACCTGCAACAACGACACACTCCGGTCGACGCCGGCTTCCGCGATCTCGTCGAGGAGATCGCCGCGCGCGAGGATACGAGCTTCGTCGACCTGAGCGACGCGCTCGAGGCGTTGTACACAGACGGCGTGCCGGCACTCATTCCGCGCGACGGGCACTGGAGCGCTGCGGGTCATCGCGCCGTGGCCGATGTGTTTCTCGCGAGCGGCGTGCTCTCCCCGCGGTCCCCGTGAAAAGGATGACCCAGGTGCGGGGGATTGCTTCGGGCCTACTCACATAAGTAGGTGGGTGCCGCTTGTTCGCGTCGGGCTTCCCGCAGCACCCGCGGGCTTGTCCTCTAACGACCAGAGGTAGCTCCCTATTCAACAGATGTAGGCAGAACGCTGACCCGCACCCGGGTCGACGCGAGCCTACCACCGTTGCCGCGCCGATCCTATGCCCTTCTCGGCCGAAACTGGGGCAAACAAACGTCCGTTCCGCGCGGCTCGAAAACGACCTCCACCGGAAGACCGACGCGCAGTTCTTCCTTCGGGCAATCGAGAATGTTCGTCATCATGCGAGGCCCTTCTTCGAGCCGGGTGACGACGACGGCGTACGGCACCTCGCCCGCGTATGCCGGGTGATACACCTGGTGCATCCAGAAGAAGCTGTACACTTCACCGCGGCCGGACACCGGCGTCCATTCGCTCTCGGTCCAAAGGCATTTCGCACAGAGGCCCCGCGCGGGGAACCGGAGTGTGCCGCACGACACACACCGCTGGACTTCGAGTCGGCCCTCCTTGGCGGCAGCGAAGAACGGTTCGAGTTCCGGAGGTACGGTTGGAATGATCGGTTCGGACATCTACGAAGCGCTCCTTCCGAAGATCATCGTCGAGTGCGTCGACAGGATGCCGCCGTTCCCGCTGACCAGTGCCAAGTCGTGCTTCGGAACCTGGCGCTCGCCCCCGTCGCCGCGGATTTGAATGACCGCCTCGGAAATCGGCGTCATCCCCCACATGTAGAACGAGGAGAGCTGACCGCCGCCGGTGTTCACGGGGAGTTCACCCTCGGGTCCGATGCGGCCGTTCTCGACGAAGGCACCGCCCTCACCCTTTTTGCAGAAGCCGTAGTCCTCGAGAGTCACCAGGACCGTGAACGTGTAGCAGTCGTAGAGTTCACAGAAGTCGATGTCGGAGAGGCCGACATCGGCCATGTCGAGTGCCGCCTTCCCGGCCAGGACGGCACCGGACGAGAGGGTCTCGAGGGGATCACCACCCGGGTGCCCCTGCGCAATGCCCCGCACGTGCACCGGGGGTCGCTTCAGGTCCTTCGCGCGGTCGGCGCTGGTGACGATCACCGCGACCCCACCGTTCGACACGAGACAGCAGTCGAGAAGGTGGAACGGCTCGGCCACCCAGCGAGACGCGTGGTAGTCCTCGATCGTCAGGGGCCTGCCACAGAACTGCGCGGACGGATTCCCCTGCGCGAAGGCGCGCTCGCTCACGGCGATCGCACCGAGCTGATCCTGCGTGGTCCCGTACTCGTGCATGTGGCGCTGGGCGACCAGCGCGTAGCGACCGTTCACGCCGAACATGCCGTACGCCGCCTCCAGGCCGCCGGAATGAGCGTACGCGCTCGCCGTTCCGCCGCTCTTCTTGCCCGACTGCGATTTCGGCGCCTTCAGAGGAGCGTCCGAGAAGACGCACGCGACGGTCGACGCCATCCCCGCCTCGATCGCGAGCGCGGCCTGCATGATCATGGCGCCGGCGCTGGCACCGCCCAGGCTGATCGATGCGCTGAGGCTCAGGTTCGAGAGTCCCATCGCCTGCTGGACGGCGAACGAGCCCATCGAACCGGAGAGGCCCCAGCTGAGGCCCGGGTTCACGAGGAGCCCGTCGAGGTCCACCGGTTCGAGACCCGCGTCGTCGAGGGCGAGCCGAATCGCGTCGACGGCGAATCCAACAGCGCTTTTGCCGTAGACCTTGCCCTGGTCGGTGACACCGAGCCCGGCGATGGCCGTGTGAGTCGGGAGCATGGTTCGAACTGTTAGGGGTGGACCCCGAAACCGACAAGGTGCGGGAATCTGGGATTTCTGCATCCCGCCGCGACGGGTCTTGGCGCGCCGGCGGTGGAAGCAGGGCGAACGGAACACCGATCATGACGCCCCCACCCTCATTCCCCCTCACACCTGGTCGGCCGCCAGAGGGCGGCCGGTAGGTAGGCGACCCGTTTGGTTGCCTGGAAACCTCTGGCGCTGGATCCCCCCTCCCGCGCCTGGGCACGGCACGTCCATGCGAGTGGTTTGCGTGGGCGCGCCGTCGCCTCCAAGGATGCCGCGGTGGCGGAGCAGCGCGATAGCAACGAGCAGCTCATGGTCCGTGTCGGTCGGGGAGACCGCGACGCGTGCCGGCTTCTCGTGGAGCGCCACCTCGGCCGAATCCACGCGTTCACCACCCGCGTTCTCGGGAATCGCAGCGAGGGCGAAGACGTCGCGCAGGAGGTGTTCCTGCGACTGTGGAAGCACGCTTCGCGCTGGCAACCGACCGGCGCCAAGCTCACGACCTGGCTCCACCGCATCGCACTCAATCTATGCTTGAACCTTAAGGAGCGCCGGCGTGAAATCCCGAGCGAGCACGTCCCCGATGCCGCCGATCCCGGCCCCGGGCCGGCGGAGGCCGTCCGCCGCAAAGAAATGGAGCGGCACGTGAACGATGCACTCGCCGAACTTCCGACGAACCAGCGCGCCGCAATCACTCTGTGCCACTACCAGGGCATGCGTCAGGCGGCGGCCGCGGAGATCCTGGGCTTGAGCGTCGAGGCCCTGGAGTCTCTCCTCGCGCGCGGGCGCCGTGGCATGCGCTCCCGCCTGGCGGGCGTGGCGAAAGAGCTTCTCGAAGGAGGGACTCCGTGAACGACCGACTGGAAAGACTACACGAAGTCCTGGCCGCCTACGGCGCCTCCGAGGACTGCTGGCCGGTCGAAGATCGCGCAGCGCTGCTCACCCTGCTCGAAGAGTCCGAGCCCGCGAGAGCCTTGCGGGACGAAGCGGCAGACCTGGATTCGCTACTCGACCTCGGCGGTGCGATCGACGCGCCGACCCGAGCACTCAAAGACCGCATCCTCGATGCCGCGCCGGGCGGGCCGGCTCCCAAGC contains:
- a CDS encoding thiolase family protein, translating into MLPTHTAIAGLGVTDQGKVYGKSAVGFAVDAIRLALDDAGLEPVDLDGLLVNPGLSWGLSGSMGSFAVQQAMGLSNLSLSASISLGGASAGAMIMQAALAIEAGMASTVACVFSDAPLKAPKSQSGKKSGGTASAYAHSGGLEAAYGMFGVNGRYALVAQRHMHEYGTTQDQLGAIAVSERAFAQGNPSAQFCGRPLTIEDYHASRWVAEPFHLLDCCLVSNGGVAVIVTSADRAKDLKRPPVHVRGIAQGHPGGDPLETLSSGAVLAGKAALDMADVGLSDIDFCELYDCYTFTVLVTLEDYGFCKKGEGGAFVENGRIGPEGELPVNTGGGQLSSFYMWGMTPISEAVIQIRGDGGERQVPKHDLALVSGNGGILSTHSTMIFGRSAS
- a CDS encoding YqgE/AlgH family protein codes for the protein MPTADGLTPGLLLAMPQLEDPNFHRSVVLLCRHGDDGALGFIVNRPLEIPASELLELESEDVGDLPLTVWEGGPVNQERGWLLCRDEPAEGETLNVCDGIFMSSSQSHLTSVLGGDPRHCEPDRARLLLGYAGWGPGQLDTELAASAWLTVPVSMDLIFHTPSEKVWESAIRSLGVEPSAISPGPGIH
- a CDS encoding MFS transporter, producing the protein MSQIPSHERANLWVVCAAQFLCLAGMTAILPLLPLYLEQIGVEGQDNVRYWTGALSAAPFVIAIFATPMWGALADRIGHKPMVVRSVIGIAIVSAGMGFATAPIELLAWRGLQGAVSGVFPAAVGLLTTLTPEARMGRSLAILQATRSGGVLSGPLIGGVLADVVGIRPLFLGVGAIAIVTAGVCMLVLEERSEAPQPQNALGTPRWRDLMGQRSVLGMLAVVLIYQVAVMSSWPTMALFVEQLGIEKDAVATMTGVVIFAQGLPAMLLATSWVRLVPRFGLARVLGTAVILSGVLNFAVGLAPGIVSVLVLRALTGAAMAGFIPLSFQWLNGYAPENARGRMAGISSTSMMLGNVIGSFLGSWLSVEIGLGATFWVPGIVLTITGVTFAIASRSRR
- a CDS encoding CbbQ/NirQ/NorQ/GpvN family protein → MTTTAEAPSSAPYYLSIHDEIEIFTAAYECRLPVLLKGPTGCGKTRFVEYMAHRLMGDEPRPGGAPSLITVACHEDLTGSDLVGRYLIQGDETVWIDGPLTQSVRAGSICYLDEVVEARKDTIVLIHPLTDHRRILPIDKRGEIVEADPGFLLVISYNPGYQSVLKDLKHSTRQRFVSLDFDYPPRDREAEIVRHETGIDADTALSLATLGEKVRHLRGSGLGEGVSTRLLVYAGQLIAKGLAPRRACTVAVTNSLTDDPEMLRQVSELVSALFAE
- a CDS encoding OB-fold domain-containing protein, translating into MSEPIIPTVPPELEPFFAAAKEGRLEVQRCVSCGTLRFPARGLCAKCLWTESEWTPVSGRGEVYSFFWMHQVYHPAYAGEVPYAVVVTRLEEGPRMMTNILDCPKEELRVGLPVEVVFEPRGTDVCLPQFRPRRA
- a CDS encoding RNA polymerase sigma factor gives rise to the protein MRGRAVASKDAAVAEQRDSNEQLMVRVGRGDRDACRLLVERHLGRIHAFTTRVLGNRSEGEDVAQEVFLRLWKHASRWQPTGAKLTTWLHRIALNLCLNLKERRREIPSEHVPDAADPGPGPAEAVRRKEMERHVNDALAELPTNQRAAITLCHYQGMRQAAAAEILGLSVEALESLLARGRRGMRSRLAGVAKELLEGGTP
- a CDS encoding SGNH/GDSL hydrolase family protein, whose translation is MTRCARALSIMVTAIVVGFVGLEINLRVFGGPIQIFNPLNGFHDGDSVLGWRGKKNIARRFHTPEFDVLVRQDADGFRAPEPPRPDGAPANLLVLGDSLAWGWGVEQGEIFTDHLQRALAPDVAVYNRAVNGFSTGQEYLLLQQELDERDYAGVLLIVSRTDIGDNADDKKHRPAFDLTRGELTDRNQPPPGALKNPVERLIDDHSYAVNFISWQFAALKRWKQTFEKPREEIPRHVPEPHEVPTPPVDDESPGARAMPGYGVSERLLLEIVRTCRERGVPLHLAYSTTYLQQRHTPVDAGFRDLVEEIAAREDTSFVDLSDALEALYTDGVPALIPRDGHWSAAGHRAVADVFLASGVLSPRSP